The following coding sequences lie in one Arabidopsis thaliana chromosome 3, partial sequence genomic window:
- the FIB4 gene encoding Plastid-lipid associated protein PAP / fibrillin family protein (fibrillin 4 (FIB4); FUNCTIONS IN: structural molecule activity; LOCATED IN: in 8 components; EXPRESSED IN: 24 plant structures; EXPRESSED DURING: 14 growth stages; CONTAINS InterPro DOMAIN/s: Plastid lipid-associated protein/fibrillin (InterPro:IPR006843); BEST Arabidopsis thaliana protein match is: Plastid-lipid associated protein PAP / fibrillin family protein (TAIR:AT3G26070.1); Has 367 Blast hits to 365 proteins in 76 species: Archae - 0; Bacteria - 87; Metazoa - 0; Fungi - 0; Plants - 273; Viruses - 0; Other Eukaryotes - 7 (source: NCBI BLink).), whose translation MATSSTFSSLLPSPPALLSDHRSPPPSIRYSFSPLTTPKSSRLGFTVPEKRNLAANSSLVEVSIGGESDPPPSSSGSGGDDKQIALLKLKLLSVVSGLNRGLVASVDDLERAEVAAKELETAGGPVDLTDDLDKLQGKWRLLYSSAFSSRSLGGSRPGLPTGRLIPVTLGQVFQRIDVFSKDFDNIAEVELGAPWPFPPLEATATLAHKFELLGTCKIKITFEKTTVKTSGNLSQIPPFDIPRLPDSFRPSSNPGTGDFEVTYVDDTMRITRGDRGELRVFVIA comes from the exons ATGGCGACTTCTTCTACTTTCTCGTCACTACTACCTTCACCACCAGCTCTTCTTTCCGACCACCGTTCTCCTCCACCATCCATCAGATACTCCTTTTCTCCCTTAACTACTCCAAAATCGTCTCGTTTGGGTTTCACTGTACCGGAGAAGAGAAACCTCGCTGCTAATTCGTCTCTCGTTGAAGTATCCATTGGCGGAGAAAGTGAcccaccaccatcatcatctggATCAGGAGGAGACGACAAGCAAATTGCATTACTCAAACTCAAATTACTT AGTGTAGTTTCGGGATTAAACAGAGGACTTGTGGCGAGTGTTGATGATTTAGAAAGAGCTGAAGTGGCTGCTAAAGAACTTGAAACTGCTGGGGGACCGGTTGATTTAACCGATGATCTTGATAAGCTTCAAGGGAAATGGAGGCTGTTGTATAGTAGTGCGTTCTCTTCTCGGTCTTTAGGTGGTAGCCGTCCTGGTCTACCTACTGGACGTTTGATCCCTGTTACTCTTGGCCAG GTGTTTCAACGGATTGATGTGTTTAGCAAAGATTTTGATAACATAGCAGAGGTGGAATTAGGAGCCCCTTGGCCATTTCCGCCATTAGAAGCCACTGCGACATTGGCACACAAGTTTGAACTCTTAG GCACTTGCAAGATCAAGATAACATTTGAGAAAACAACTGTGAAGACATCGGGAAACTTGTCGCAGATTCCTCCGTTTGATATCCCGAGGCTTCCCGACAGTTTCAGACCATCGTCAAACCCTGGAACTGGGGATTTCGAAGTTACCTATGTTGATGATACCATGCGCATAACTCGCGGGGACAGAGGTGAACTTAGGGTATTCGTCATTGCTtaa
- the FIB4 gene encoding Plastid-lipid associated protein PAP / fibrillin family protein translates to MATSSTFSSLLPSPPALLSDHRSPPPSIRYSFSPLTTPKSSRLGFTVPEKRNLAANSSLVEVSIGGESDPPPSSSGSGGDDKQIALLKLKLLSVVSGLNRGLVASVDDLERAEVAAKELETAGGPVDLTDDLDKLQGKWRLLYSSAFSSRSLGGSRPGLPTGRLIPVTLGQVFQRIDVFSKDFDNIAEVELGAPWPFPPLEATATLAHKFELLGLHFPFSH, encoded by the exons ATGGCGACTTCTTCTACTTTCTCGTCACTACTACCTTCACCACCAGCTCTTCTTTCCGACCACCGTTCTCCTCCACCATCCATCAGATACTCCTTTTCTCCCTTAACTACTCCAAAATCGTCTCGTTTGGGTTTCACTGTACCGGAGAAGAGAAACCTCGCTGCTAATTCGTCTCTCGTTGAAGTATCCATTGGCGGAGAAAGTGAcccaccaccatcatcatctggATCAGGAGGAGACGACAAGCAAATTGCATTACTCAAACTCAAATTACTT AGTGTAGTTTCGGGATTAAACAGAGGACTTGTGGCGAGTGTTGATGATTTAGAAAGAGCTGAAGTGGCTGCTAAAGAACTTGAAACTGCTGGGGGACCGGTTGATTTAACCGATGATCTTGATAAGCTTCAAGGGAAATGGAGGCTGTTGTATAGTAGTGCGTTCTCTTCTCGGTCTTTAGGTGGTAGCCGTCCTGGTCTACCTACTGGACGTTTGATCCCTGTTACTCTTGGCCAG GTGTTTCAACGGATTGATGTGTTTAGCAAAGATTTTGATAACATAGCAGAGGTGGAATTAGGAGCCCCTTGGCCATTTCCGCCATTAGAAGCCACTGCGACATTGGCACACAAGTTTGAACTCTTAGGTTTGCATTTCCCTTTCTCTCATTAA
- the RIC5 gene encoding ROP-interactive CRIB motif-containing protein 5: MQIGIPTDVKHVAHIGWEGPSATTPSWMHDFKPTDQTKTETKGTSNKKPGSSGEKHRKGRRKTSTGNNSPTESPSRVGGSVRPSKRNTGKQREQNTGSGSESGSGLELPQQTDQFVVPKQSKQKKSKGSATGGGEPPPSNEPSNKKETDISVRAVYPCAGLGSSTGR, from the exons ATGCAGATTGGAATACCAACCGATGTCAAACATGTTGCTCATATAGGATGGGAAGGGCCCTCAGCTACCACCCCAAGCTGG ATGCATGATTTCAAGCCTACCGATCAAACGAAGACTGAGACGAAAGGAACATCTAACAAAAAACCTGGGAGTTCCGGGGAGAAACATAGGAAGGGAAGACGTAAAACATCAACAGGAAACAACTCACCTACAGAATCTCCATCAAGGGTAGGAGGATCAGTAAGGCCATCAAAACGCAACACGGGGAAACAAAGAGAGCAGAACACGGGTTCAGGGTCAGAGTCAGGTTCAGGATTAGAGTTACCTCAACAGACTGATCAGTTTGTTGTaccaaaacaatcaaagcaaaaaaagtcaaaaggaTCAGCAACAGGAGGAGGCGAACCTCCTCCATCTAATGAACcatcaaacaagaaagaaacagatatATCTGTGAGAGCGGTTTACCCTTGTGCGGGTCTTGGAAGTTCTACAGGAAGATGA
- the RIC5 gene encoding ROP-interactive CRIB motif-containing protein 5 produces MTSPMKGLLKGLRYIARIFEDEKEPEMQIGIPTDVKHVAHIGWEGPSATTPSWMHDFKPTDQTKTETKGTSNKKPGSSGEKHRKGRRKTSTGNNSPTESPSRVGGSVRPSKRNTGKQREQNTGSGSESGSGLELPQQTDQFVVPKQSKQKKSKGSATGGGEPPPSNEPSNKKETDISVRAVYPCAGLGSSTGR; encoded by the exons ATGACCTCACCTATGAAGGGTCTATTAAAAGGTTTGAGGTACATTGCTCGTATCTTCG AGGATGAGAAGGAACCAGAGATGCAGATTGGAATACCAACCGATGTCAAACATGTTGCTCATATAGGATGGGAAGGGCCCTCAGCTACCACCCCAAGCTGG ATGCATGATTTCAAGCCTACCGATCAAACGAAGACTGAGACGAAAGGAACATCTAACAAAAAACCTGGGAGTTCCGGGGAGAAACATAGGAAGGGAAGACGTAAAACATCAACAGGAAACAACTCACCTACAGAATCTCCATCAAGGGTAGGAGGATCAGTAAGGCCATCAAAACGCAACACGGGGAAACAAAGAGAGCAGAACACGGGTTCAGGGTCAGAGTCAGGTTCAGGATTAGAGTTACCTCAACAGACTGATCAGTTTGTTGTaccaaaacaatcaaagcaaaaaaagtcaaaaggaTCAGCAACAGGAGGAGGCGAACCTCCTCCATCTAATGAACcatcaaacaagaaagaaacagatatATCTGTGAGAGCGGTTTACCCTTGTGCGGGTCTTGGAAGTTCTACAGGAAGATGA
- a CDS encoding Zinc-binding ribosomal protein family protein (Zinc-binding ribosomal protein family protein; FUNCTIONS IN: structural constituent of ribosome; INVOLVED IN: translation; LOCATED IN: ribosome, cytosolic large ribosomal subunit; EXPRESSED IN: 24 plant structures; EXPRESSED DURING: 15 growth stages; CONTAINS InterPro DOMAIN/s: Ribosomal protein L44e (InterPro:IPR000552), Ribosomal protein, zinc-binding domain (InterPro:IPR011332); BEST Arabidopsis thaliana protein match is: Zinc-binding ribosomal protein family protein (TAIR:AT4G14320.1); Has 1023 Blast hits to 1019 proteins in 360 species: Archae - 169; Bacteria - 1; Metazoa - 377; Fungi - 167; Plants - 132; Viruses - 0; Other Eukaryotes - 177 (source: NCBI BLink).): protein MVNIPKTKNTYCKNKECKKHTLHKVTQYKKGKDSLAAQGKRRYDRKQSGYGGQTKPVFHKKAKTTKKIVLRLQCQSCKHFSQRPIKRCKHFEIGGDKKGKGTSLF from the exons ATG GTGAACATTCCAAAGACAAAGAACACTTACTGTAAGAACAAGGAATGCAAAAAGCATACTTTGCACAAGGTTACCCAATACAAGAAGGGTAAAGACAGTCTTGCTGCTCAAGGAAAGCGTCGTTATGACCGTAAACAATCTGGTTATGGTGGTCAGACTAAGCCTGTCTTCCACAAAAAG GCTAAGACCACGAAGAAGATTGTTTTGAGGCTTCAGTGTCAAAGCTGCAAGCACTTTTCGCAGCGTCCTATCAAG AGGTGCAAGCATTTCGAGATCGGTGGTGACAAGAAGGGAAAGGGAACATCTCTGTTTTAA
- the FIB4 gene encoding Plastid-lipid associated protein PAP / fibrillin family protein, which yields MATSSTFSSLLPSPPALLSDHRSPPPSIRYSFSPLTTPKSSRLGFTVPEKRNLAANSSLVEVSIGGESDPPPSSSGSGGDDKQIALLKLKLLSVVSGLNRGLVASVDDLERAEVAAKELETAGGPVDLTDDLDKLQGKWRLLYSSAFSSRSLGGSRPGLPTGRLIPVTLGQVILESLLCFYPSRFGFSGKLLRSLCAWSSLSSIVLLEFEWG from the exons ATGGCGACTTCTTCTACTTTCTCGTCACTACTACCTTCACCACCAGCTCTTCTTTCCGACCACCGTTCTCCTCCACCATCCATCAGATACTCCTTTTCTCCCTTAACTACTCCAAAATCGTCTCGTTTGGGTTTCACTGTACCGGAGAAGAGAAACCTCGCTGCTAATTCGTCTCTCGTTGAAGTATCCATTGGCGGAGAAAGTGAcccaccaccatcatcatctggATCAGGAGGAGACGACAAGCAAATTGCATTACTCAAACTCAAATTACTT AGTGTAGTTTCGGGATTAAACAGAGGACTTGTGGCGAGTGTTGATGATTTAGAAAGAGCTGAAGTGGCTGCTAAAGAACTTGAAACTGCTGGGGGACCGGTTGATTTAACCGATGATCTTGATAAGCTTCAAGGGAAATGGAGGCTGTTGTATAGTAGTGCGTTCTCTTCTCGGTCTTTAGGTGGTAGCCGTCCTGGTCTACCTACTGGACGTTTGATCCCTGTTACTCTTGGCCAGGTAATTCTTGAAtcattgctctgtttttaccCGTCAAGATTCGGTTTTTCGGGTAAGTTGTTGAGGAGTTTATGTGCATGGTCTAGTCTATCATCAATAGTCTTGCTTGAGTTTGAATGGGGCTGA